The Oleiphilus messinensis DNA segment CCATTTTTGGACTGTTCCGTTCACTGCGCAATCTACGTAAGTCTTTCGGTAAGGTCAGCGTCAACTTTGGCAGCCCGATATACCTTGCACAAGAGCTGGAACACATCCAGCCACAGTGGCGACATCAGGCCTACACCAATGAGTATAAGCCTTCATGGTTGCCCGATGCGGTCACACACTTGTCTGAAAAAATTACAACTCATATAAATGATGCCGCAACGATTAACCCTGTAAATATCATTGCGACTGTGCTGCTCTCAACATCCAAACAATCCATGGATGAGAAAGCCCTGGCAGAGCATTTGGATGCCTTTTGCGCACTACTCCATGAAAACCCATATAGTCCGCGCACTCAATTCCCCTCTGGCTCGGGTCATGAATGGATCGAATACGTGGAAGAAATGGGGCTCATCGGGCGGCACAAACAGGAACTGGGTGATATTGTTTTTGCAGAAGGCAACAATGCCGTATTGCTTACTTACTACCGTAACAACATCATGCACCTGTTTGCCTTGCCGGCTCTGATTGCGAGCTTTTTCCAGAACAATGAAACAATGGAACAAGACCACTTGATTTCCCTGATCCGGCGAATCTATCCCTATATCCGCTCAGAGTTGCACATTCGATGGACTAAAGAGGTTCTGGAAGCACGTTTACAGGAATGGCTGGACATCATGGTCAAGAATGAATTTCTGTATCGTGAAAACGGGAAACTACGACGCCCGGCAATTACTGCGCCCAAATTCATCATGCTCAGTGTACTGGCACGCATCGTGATGCAAACCCTGGAGCGCTACTTTATTGTGATCGCCCTGCTGCGAGATTATGGCAGCGGAAATGTGACCGCAGACGAACTGGAAAAACAAAGTACATTGATGGCACAACGCATGTCTATCCTTTATGGTCTCAATGCGCCGGAGTTTTTTGATAAAACCATGTTCCGCAATTTTATCGCAGTGCTCATGAATAATCAGATTCTGACACTGGACGACGACAAACGAATCCTTTTCGACAAACGAATCGATGACGTTGCCGAGGAAGCGCGGCTTGTACTCGACGCGGAATTACGCCAGGGGATTCTTCAAGTCACCAATGGCTGTGAGCGCCCAACAGAAGCACTCCAAAAACTTGCCACTGCATAGGTGTTTATCTGAACAGGTGTTTATCTGCACAGCTTTTTATCTGTACCCCCCAAACCGGTAACACAAGGATGTGTTACTGGCATGCTTATGTTCAGACCTCTTCTGTTTTCAGGTAGTCCAGCGACTTTTTGGTGTAGATATCATAGCGGCTGCTTTTACCCGACATCACCACCGTCGGCTTTCGTGCCGACAATGTTGGTGCCTTCCTCGGCCGTTTCACGACAACGCGATACTCCGCACAGGAGAGTGCAGGCTCCAGGAGCGTCTCCGCATCAGGGTCCTCTCCCACGAGATCGCGAAATGCTCTCATTTCCTTTTTAACCAGTGCCGATTTATCCCGGTGAGGAAACATCGGGTCCAGATAGACTACCGGTACCTGGTCCACACCTCGACCAAGCCAGTGCGCGGCATCGATGTGTTCGAGTGACATTCTGGCCATAATCGCCAAAAGCTCAGGATCCTCACTTTGATTCGCTTGTGCCAGGCCGACCGCAAGCAACTCAGACACGACCGGTGATCGCTCGATCATGCGTACTCGACACCCGAGACAGGCCAAAACGAACGCATCTCGACCCAACCCCGCAGTGGCATCGAGAATGTCCGGACGAATTCCGGGTTTCACCCCGACCGCTTTGGCAATCATTTGTCCGGCGCCGCCACCAAACTGCCGCCGATGCGCGCTTTTACCTGTCACAAAGTTTGCCTCTATTGGATTACCCAGGGTTTTATCCCGAGTATAGAGGCGAGCATTATCAGCGCTGTAGCAAAATACGTAATCCGCATTGGTTTTATCTGTAATATCCTGCTCGGAAAACAAAGACAAATAACTCACCTGCATTGCCTCGGCAAAGGCTTGGGCACGCTCTTCCCATGCAGTTGTCGTGCAAACCACCTGTAACTGAGTTCCAGACTGAACGGCATCCGTTCGATTTTTTCTATTTTTCATTTATTTTTTCTAATAACGATTCAAACCTTACAACGCGGGACGGCAATACACCGCAAATCATCACCGCGGTCGTGATATGAAAATGAGAGGCACATCAGGGTAAGGGTCAAACAAAAATATCGACACCCACTAGTTCACCACCGTTCTCATCGAACTCGGAAGACGCTTGCAATGTGCTTTGATACTGATTAAGCGCATCCTGAGTCCGCCTAGGTAATTCCTCCGGATCTCGAAAACGCTGTAATGTGATGGATTGGGCTTCTGATCGGGCTTCGACTTTCTTGTCAATTGCCTCTTGATCAATAATGACACGCTCGCCTTGCCGACGATTTTCATCGCGATCATTAATTGGACGTTTCTCAGTCGTCAGCTCGCGGCCATCTCGTGTATTGAGCTCCGGACGCTGAATCA contains these protein-coding regions:
- a CDS encoding class I SAM-dependent methyltransferase, translating into MKNRKNRTDAVQSGTQLQVVCTTTAWEERAQAFAEAMQVSYLSLFSEQDITDKTNADYVFCYSADNARLYTRDKTLGNPIEANFVTGKSAHRRQFGGGAGQMIAKAVGVKPGIRPDILDATAGLGRDAFVLACLGCRVRMIERSPVVSELLAVGLAQANQSEDPELLAIMARMSLEHIDAAHWLGRGVDQVPVVYLDPMFPHRDKSALVKKEMRAFRDLVGEDPDAETLLEPALSCAEYRVVVKRPRKAPTLSARKPTVVMSGKSSRYDIYTKKSLDYLKTEEV